One genomic segment of Impatiens glandulifera chromosome 6, dImpGla2.1, whole genome shotgun sequence includes these proteins:
- the LOC124941880 gene encoding uncharacterized protein At4g15545 isoform X2 codes for MLANESTAANGPPNFELPEEVLEILPSDPFEQLDIARKITSIALSSRVSSLESEAAALRANLAEKDDIIADLNQHINSLEDSFSDTSQKLSHIEQEKESLLKENAVLSNQVKKLNRDVSKLEIFKKTLMQSLQEDDENPRPAQVVASDLASQATLSSSKQFAGEDEVTFPPSSKPSPVGNSNIEETETDASRPPRISQSLLLASQTNTPRLTPPGSPPSLSASVSPSRTPKPLSPRRHSISFATNRGMYEDRSSMFSSVPSSQHSSMGSFDAGSQPGRTRIDGKEFFRQVRSRLSYEQFGSFLANVKELNAHKQTKEETLRKAEEIFGPENKDLYTVFEGLIIRNVH; via the exons ATGTTGGCGAATGAATCGACGGCGGCGAATGGTCCGCCAAATTTTGAGCTTCCCGAGGAGGTTCTTGAGATTCTTCCCTCCGATCCCTTTGAGCAACTCGATATAGCTCGTAAGATCACCTCCATCGCTCTCTCCTCCCGCGTCTCCTCCCTTGAATCCGAGGCCGCAGCTCTTCGTGCCAATCTCGCCGAGAAGGACGACATCATCGCTGACCTCAACCAACATATCAACTCCCTTGAAGACTCTTTCTCTGATACCTCCCAAAAGCTCTCCCACATCGAACAAGAAAAG GAGAGCTTATTGAAGGAGAACGCAGTGCTGTCAAACCAAGTAAAGAAGCTCAACAGAGATGTCTCCAAG TTGGAAATCTTCAAGAAGACCCTTATGCAATCACTTCAAGAGGATGATGAAAATCCC AGACCAGCCCAAGTTGTGGCATCAGATCTTGCAAGTCAAGCAACCTTGTCATCTTCCAAACAATTTGCTGGAG AAGATGAAGTTACGTTTCCACCATCATCAAAACCTTCACCAGTAGGAAACTCTAATATTGAGGAAACCGAGACAGATG CTTCAAGACCACCTCGTATATCACAAAGCCTGTTGTTGGCGTCACAAACAAACACACCTCGGCTTACTCCTCCCGGTTCTCCTCCCAGTCTGTCAGCATCAGTATCTCCATCAAGAACACCTAAGCCATTGTCTCCAAGGCGCCATTCTATTTCCTTTGCCACCAATAGAGGCATGTACGAAGACAGGAGTTCCATGTTTTCATCTGTGCCTTCAAGCCAACATAGTTCAATGGGAAGCTTCGATGCTGGTTCACAGCCTG GACGAACTCGAATTGATGGGAAAGAGTTCTTCCGCCAAGTCAG GAGCCGATTATCTTATGAACAATTTGGGTCATTCCTAGCGAATGTGAAGGAGTTGAATGCCCACAAGCAAACAAAAGAG GAGACACTAAGGAAAGCTGAAGAGATATTTGGACCCGAAAATAAGGACCTCTACACCGTATTCGAGGGTTTGATCATTCGTAATGTTCATTGA
- the LOC124942923 gene encoding cytochrome c oxidase assembly factor 4 homolog, mitochondrial — protein MAADKSPAQTPPPSVHADDADEEDENVKQLEQCSSLYLSLQDCLVKSNRNWKSCQSDVQALKECNERRTKNSRKEKK, from the exons ATGGCAGCTGATAAATCCCCGGCGCAAACGCCGCCACCAAGTGTCCACGCCGATGATGCGGACGAGGAAGATGAGAACGTGAAGCAGCTCGAGCAGTGTTCTTCCTTATACCTGTCCTTACAG GACTGTCTTGTTAAATCAAACAGAAATTGGAAATCTTGTCAGAGTG ATGTTCAAGCATTGAAGGAATGTAATGAAAGGAGAACGAAGAACAGCAGGAAGGAGAAGAAGTGA
- the LOC124941880 gene encoding uncharacterized protein At4g15545 isoform X1 has product MLANESTAANGPPNFELPEEVLEILPSDPFEQLDIARKITSIALSSRVSSLESEAAALRANLAEKDDIIADLNQHINSLEDSFSDTSQKLSHIEQEKESLLKENAVLSNQVKKLNRDVSKLEIFKKTLMQSLQEDDENPRPAQVVASDLASQATLSSSKQFAGEDEVTFPPSSKPSPVGNSNIEETETDEASRPPRISQSLLLASQTNTPRLTPPGSPPSLSASVSPSRTPKPLSPRRHSISFATNRGMYEDRSSMFSSVPSSQHSSMGSFDAGSQPGRTRIDGKEFFRQVRSRLSYEQFGSFLANVKELNAHKQTKEETLRKAEEIFGPENKDLYTVFEGLIIRNVH; this is encoded by the exons ATGTTGGCGAATGAATCGACGGCGGCGAATGGTCCGCCAAATTTTGAGCTTCCCGAGGAGGTTCTTGAGATTCTTCCCTCCGATCCCTTTGAGCAACTCGATATAGCTCGTAAGATCACCTCCATCGCTCTCTCCTCCCGCGTCTCCTCCCTTGAATCCGAGGCCGCAGCTCTTCGTGCCAATCTCGCCGAGAAGGACGACATCATCGCTGACCTCAACCAACATATCAACTCCCTTGAAGACTCTTTCTCTGATACCTCCCAAAAGCTCTCCCACATCGAACAAGAAAAG GAGAGCTTATTGAAGGAGAACGCAGTGCTGTCAAACCAAGTAAAGAAGCTCAACAGAGATGTCTCCAAG TTGGAAATCTTCAAGAAGACCCTTATGCAATCACTTCAAGAGGATGATGAAAATCCC AGACCAGCCCAAGTTGTGGCATCAGATCTTGCAAGTCAAGCAACCTTGTCATCTTCCAAACAATTTGCTGGAG AAGATGAAGTTACGTTTCCACCATCATCAAAACCTTCACCAGTAGGAAACTCTAATATTGAGGAAACCGAGACAGATG AAGCTTCAAGACCACCTCGTATATCACAAAGCCTGTTGTTGGCGTCACAAACAAACACACCTCGGCTTACTCCTCCCGGTTCTCCTCCCAGTCTGTCAGCATCAGTATCTCCATCAAGAACACCTAAGCCATTGTCTCCAAGGCGCCATTCTATTTCCTTTGCCACCAATAGAGGCATGTACGAAGACAGGAGTTCCATGTTTTCATCTGTGCCTTCAAGCCAACATAGTTCAATGGGAAGCTTCGATGCTGGTTCACAGCCTG GACGAACTCGAATTGATGGGAAAGAGTTCTTCCGCCAAGTCAG GAGCCGATTATCTTATGAACAATTTGGGTCATTCCTAGCGAATGTGAAGGAGTTGAATGCCCACAAGCAAACAAAAGAG GAGACACTAAGGAAAGCTGAAGAGATATTTGGACCCGAAAATAAGGACCTCTACACCGTATTCGAGGGTTTGATCATTCGTAATGTTCATTGA
- the LOC124942632 gene encoding uncharacterized protein LOC124942632, producing MKHQGWYMKVAAISAFIGGSMEFFMIKTGFYEKVTVLESEKKSWENSEEAQAMRDALNPWRNREAQQENES from the exons ATGAAGCATCAAGGGTGGTATATGAAGGTTGCTGCAATTTCGGCCTTCATCGGAGGTTCTATGGAGTTTTTCATGATCAAAACCGGTTTTT ATGAAAAAGTAACAGTTTTGGAATCAGAGAAGAAAAGTTGGGAAAATTCAGAGGAAGCTCAGGCGATGCGAGACGCCCTTAATCCTTGGAGGAACCGTGAAGCACAACAAGAGAATGAGTCTTAA